From a single Nostoc edaphicum CCNP1411 genomic region:
- a CDS encoding cupin domain-containing protein — MRKLSLIFPLAILAFGSVVVNNQETFSPNTYTQSVTREVLASGYPTQDKKQILELVRYTIAPRAKLPTHTHPGMQIERVEAGTLTYAVVEGEAKVTKANGTEFILQKGKTIQLTVGDALGESAGMVHYGENQTNKPIILLSASLFNANQPKAILTNPENR; from the coding sequence ATGAGAAAACTGTCGCTGATTTTCCCCTTAGCTATTCTAGCTTTTGGCAGTGTAGTTGTTAATAACCAAGAAACGTTCTCACCCAATACTTACACTCAATCTGTTACCCGTGAAGTTTTAGCGAGTGGTTATCCTACTCAAGATAAAAAGCAGATTCTTGAGCTTGTACGCTATACCATCGCACCAAGGGCAAAACTCCCTACTCATACTCATCCGGGAATGCAGATTGAACGAGTAGAGGCGGGAACTTTAACTTATGCTGTTGTGGAAGGAGAAGCTAAAGTAACGAAAGCTAACGGCACAGAATTCATTCTTCAAAAAGGGAAAACTATACAGCTTACAGTGGGAGATGCTTTAGGTGAATCTGCCGGAATGGTTCATTATGGAGAAAACCAAACAAACAAACCGATTATTCTGTTGTCTGCTTCTCTATTTAATGCTAATCAACCAAAAGCTATTTTAACCAATCCTGAAAACAGATGA
- a CDS encoding AGE family epimerase/isomerase, with protein sequence MEKDFQAMPPAGYAYAELYKNALLNDVLPFWEKYSLDWQQGGYFTCLDREGKIYDTDKFIWLQNRQVWTFSMLCNQLEKRENWLKIASNGANFLAQHGRDSDGNWYFALTCEGKPLVQPYNIFSDCFAAMAFSQYALAGGEEWAKDVAMQAYNNVLRRKDNPKGKYNKTYPDTRPMKSLAVPMILANLTLEMEWLLPKETLENVLAETVHEVMTDFLDSKRGLMYENVAPDGSHIDCFEGRLINPGHGIEAMWFIMDIARRKNDTKTINQAVDVVLNILNFAWDSEYGGLYYFMDADGHPPQQLEWDQKLWWVHLESLVALAMGYRLTGREVCWEWYQKMHDYTWSHFADAEYGEWFGYLNRRGEVLLNLKGGKWKGCFHVPRALYLCWQQFEAIATGLQ encoded by the coding sequence ATGGAGAAGGACTTTCAAGCGATGCCTCCAGCTGGCTACGCCTACGCTGAACTTTACAAAAACGCTCTCCTCAACGACGTACTCCCATTTTGGGAAAAATATTCTCTCGATTGGCAGCAAGGCGGCTATTTCACCTGCCTCGATCGCGAAGGCAAAATTTATGATACAGACAAATTCATCTGGCTGCAAAACCGCCAGGTGTGGACTTTTTCTATGCTTTGCAACCAGCTAGAAAAACGCGAAAACTGGCTAAAAATTGCCAGCAACGGCGCTAATTTTCTCGCCCAACATGGCAGAGATAGTGATGGTAACTGGTACTTTGCCCTCACTTGTGAAGGAAAACCACTGGTTCAACCTTATAATATCTTTTCTGACTGCTTTGCAGCGATGGCATTTAGTCAATATGCACTTGCTGGCGGCGAAGAATGGGCAAAGGATGTGGCGATGCAAGCATATAACAACGTATTACGCCGCAAAGATAACCCGAAAGGCAAATATAATAAAACTTATCCTGACACACGCCCTATGAAATCATTGGCTGTACCGATGATTTTAGCCAACCTGACTCTAGAAATGGAATGGTTGCTGCCAAAGGAAACACTAGAAAATGTCCTGGCTGAGACTGTCCACGAAGTGATGACCGATTTTCTCGACTCAAAACGGGGACTAATGTACGAAAACGTTGCCCCTGATGGTTCCCACATAGATTGTTTTGAGGGAAGGCTGATTAATCCAGGTCACGGTATCGAAGCTATGTGGTTTATCATGGACATTGCGCGTCGGAAAAACGATACCAAAACTATTAACCAAGCCGTGGATGTGGTGCTAAATATCCTGAATTTTGCTTGGGATAGCGAGTACGGCGGATTGTATTACTTTATGGATGCAGACGGTCATCCTCCACAACAACTGGAATGGGATCAAAAGCTGTGGTGGGTTCATCTAGAGTCATTGGTTGCATTAGCAATGGGCTATCGCCTGACCGGGCGTGAGGTGTGTTGGGAATGGTATCAAAAAATGCACGATTACACCTGGTCACACTTTGCCGATGCAGAATACGGTGAATGGTTTGGCTATCTCAATCGGCGTGGGGAAGTATTGTTGAACCTCAAAGGCGGCAAATGGAAAGGATGTTTTCACGTACCGCGTGCATTGTACCTTTGTTGGCAGCAATTTGAGGCGATCGCAACTGGTTTGCAATAG
- a CDS encoding ATP-binding protein: protein MAKLKISKKISTALINSLGAGVVPRVGVEYIAVGREKELKSLLQNLDDIAEGVAAFRFIIGNYGSGKSFLLQLIRNRAMEQGFVVADADLSPERRLAGSNNEGVATYRELMSHLATKTRPDGGALVSILEGWINKIQQEVVKETEMRPNDDGFDDQVESKIREVVQYIEDLVHGFDFGSVIIAYWRGYRMDDDNLKNAAMRWLRGEFTTKVEAKAALGVRVIIDDDSWYDYIKLFAKFVAEIGYKGLLILVDEAVHIYQISTTVTREKNYNRLLAMFNDTMQCKAEHLGIVVGGTTKFLEDPKRGLFADQAWQRRTKESRFVTQANVQEHLGPVIRLNPLSEGEILTLLQRLAEIHALNFGYEQTLTNRELKEFVQEIINRLGAEALMTPGEIVRDFMSVLNILHQNPGIVFGELIHGSKFKPTAMGKDADVDEDGAAEFSL from the coding sequence ATGGCAAAGCTCAAAATCTCGAAAAAAATCTCCACTGCTTTAATCAATTCCCTTGGTGCGGGGGTAGTACCAAGAGTGGGAGTTGAATATATAGCAGTAGGTCGAGAAAAAGAACTAAAAAGCCTATTACAAAATCTTGATGATATTGCAGAAGGTGTCGCAGCATTTCGCTTCATAATTGGTAACTACGGTTCTGGGAAAAGTTTTTTACTACAACTAATTCGTAACCGAGCGATGGAGCAAGGTTTTGTAGTAGCTGATGCTGATTTATCCCCTGAACGCCGATTAGCTGGAAGCAACAATGAAGGTGTAGCTACCTATCGAGAATTAATGAGCCACCTAGCTACAAAAACTCGTCCTGATGGTGGTGCTTTAGTCTCGATTTTAGAAGGATGGATTAATAAAATTCAACAAGAAGTGGTTAAAGAAACTGAAATGCGTCCAAATGACGATGGTTTTGATGACCAAGTTGAATCGAAAATTAGGGAAGTAGTTCAGTATATTGAAGATTTAGTTCACGGTTTTGATTTTGGTAGCGTGATTATCGCTTATTGGCGTGGCTATCGAATGGATGATGATAATTTAAAAAATGCAGCGATGCGCTGGTTGCGGGGAGAATTTACTACTAAAGTTGAGGCGAAAGCAGCTTTAGGAGTGCGGGTCATTATTGATGATGATAGTTGGTATGACTATATAAAACTGTTTGCAAAGTTTGTCGCTGAGATTGGCTATAAAGGACTGTTAATTTTAGTTGATGAAGCTGTACACATATATCAAATATCTACTACAGTCACACGGGAAAAGAACTATAATCGACTCCTCGCAATGTTTAACGATACCATGCAATGTAAAGCAGAACATCTGGGTATTGTTGTTGGTGGAACAACTAAGTTTTTAGAAGACCCCAAACGGGGACTTTTTGCAGACCAAGCTTGGCAAAGACGCACAAAAGAAAGTCGTTTCGTAACACAAGCTAATGTTCAAGAACATTTAGGGCCAGTGATTCGGCTAAATCCGTTAAGTGAAGGAGAAATCTTGACGCTTCTGCAACGTTTAGCTGAGATTCATGCACTCAATTTTGGCTATGAACAGACTTTGACAAATCGTGAGTTGAAAGAGTTTGTGCAAGAAATTATTAATCGCTTGGGTGCAGAAGCATTAATGACACCAGGGGAAATTGTGCGAGATTTTATGAGTGTGCTGAATATTCTTCACCAAAATCCAGGGATTGTGTTTGGTGAATTAATTCACGGCTCTAAATTTAAACCTACTGCTATGGGTAAAGATGCAGATGTGGATGAGGATGGTGCAGCCGAATTTAGTCTGTAA
- a CDS encoding aspartoacylase, with amino-acid sequence MSQIERVAIVGGNHGNELTGVYLVKKFQQYPNLINRGSFETLALLGNLKAIEEGKRYIEKDLNRCFTNQSLQNTQLSSYEDTRAKEIQQILQPQNLPFVDVIIDLHSTTANMGLSLIFCDMHPFLLRLGAYLTSINPMVKIFINQQSREGGFLRSLCELGFVIEVGAVAQNILNAELFQQTEQLMYAILDYFEGCNQGNIPQSNSTITFYQYIETIDYPRSDAYDGLHLHGEIQAMIHPQLQFRDYEPLHPGDPMFLTFAGKDIFYEGASTVYPVFINEAAYYEKGIAMYLSQKHQEVV; translated from the coding sequence ATGAGTCAGATTGAACGAGTTGCGATCGTTGGAGGAAACCACGGTAATGAGTTAACAGGAGTATATCTAGTCAAAAAGTTTCAGCAGTATCCTAATTTAATTAACAGAGGAAGTTTTGAAACTCTGGCATTACTTGGCAATCTCAAAGCTATTGAAGAAGGCAAGCGATACATTGAGAAAGATTTAAATCGTTGCTTCACTAATCAAAGCTTACAAAATACCCAACTCTCAAGTTACGAAGATACGCGGGCAAAAGAAATTCAACAGATATTGCAACCGCAAAATCTGCCTTTTGTGGATGTAATTATTGATTTGCACAGCACAACTGCCAACATGGGTTTAAGTCTGATTTTTTGTGATATGCACCCTTTCTTACTTCGGTTAGGCGCTTATTTGACTTCGATAAATCCGATGGTAAAGATTTTTATTAATCAACAATCTAGAGAAGGTGGTTTTCTCCGTTCTTTGTGCGAATTGGGTTTTGTGATAGAAGTTGGTGCTGTAGCTCAAAATATCTTAAACGCCGAATTATTTCAGCAAACAGAGCAACTTATGTATGCAATTTTAGACTATTTTGAAGGTTGCAACCAAGGTAATATTCCGCAGTCAAATAGTACGATTACATTCTATCAATACATTGAGACGATCGATTATCCTAGAAGCGATGCCTACGACGGGCTGCACCTACATGGAGAGATTCAAGCCATGATTCATCCCCAGCTTCAGTTTCGGGATTATGAACCTCTGCATCCAGGCGATCCAATGTTTCTGACTTTTGCAGGAAAAGATATTTTCTATGAGGGAGCGTCTACTGTTTATCCTGTTTTTATTAATGAAGCAGCTTACTACGAGAAAGGAATTGCGATGTATCTAAGCCAAAAACATCAAGAGGTAGTTTAA
- a CDS encoding Rpn family recombination-promoting nuclease/putative transposase: MRRDSIFYKLFQQSPTLLFELLTNPPTNADAYRFDSVAVKEPKFEIDGVFLLPESETPGVVYFCEVQFQKDEQLYERVFAESSLYFYRNRTRFNDWQAVVIYPSRNTEQSNIYPHRGLLNSNQVHRVYLDELGDIRQLPLWVALMVLTTIEEEEAPEEARYLLTRTDQEVPLAEGRVIIEIVTTIMMYRFEQLSQAEVESMLGITLQQTRVYREIKEEGREEGREEGREEGREEGREAMANAISRQLTKRLGKLSEEMRSSISGLSLPVLVDLSEALLDFTTLADLQSWLEGRTN, encoded by the coding sequence ATGCGTCGAGACTCAATTTTTTACAAACTGTTTCAACAATCCCCCACTCTCTTATTTGAACTCTTGACAAATCCACCAACAAATGCAGATGCTTATCGATTTGATTCGGTAGCTGTCAAGGAACCCAAATTTGAAATTGATGGGGTATTTCTCCTACCAGAAAGCGAGACTCCTGGAGTTGTATATTTTTGTGAAGTACAGTTTCAAAAGGATGAACAGCTTTATGAAAGAGTATTTGCTGAATCTTCACTATATTTCTACCGCAACCGCACCAGATTTAACGACTGGCAAGCAGTTGTAATTTATCCATCTCGCAATACCGAACAAAGTAACATTTATCCTCATCGAGGATTGCTCAATAGTAACCAAGTGCATCGGGTGTATTTGGATGAATTGGGGGATATTCGCCAATTACCTTTATGGGTAGCACTGATGGTACTAACTACGATAGAGGAAGAAGAAGCACCTGAAGAAGCAAGGTATTTGTTAACAAGAACTGATCAAGAAGTACCATTAGCAGAGGGTCGCGTCATAATAGAAATAGTGACGACAATAATGATGTACAGATTTGAACAATTGAGCCAAGCGGAGGTAGAGTCTATGCTAGGAATAACACTACAGCAAACGAGAGTTTATCGAGAAATCAAGGAAGAAGGACGAGAAGAAGGACGAGAAGAAGGACGAGAAGAAGGGCGAGAAGAAGGACGAGAAGCGATGGCTAATGCTATTTCCCGACAATTAACTAAGCGGCTTGGAAAACTGTCTGAGGAAATGCGATCCTCCATTTCTGGTTTATCTTTGCCTGTTCTCGTAGATTTGAGCGAGGCATTGCTTGATTTTACTACTTTGGCTGATTTGCAATCTTGGTTAGAAGGGCGAACAAATTAA